A genomic region of Synechococcus sp. NOUM97013 contains the following coding sequences:
- a CDS encoding cation:proton antiporter — protein sequence MDNGLSLYLVAFGGLLLVAVLLDDLAARVRVPGILMVLLLGLLIDNHVDVVGTKQITLLNLDHAQQITEAALVLVLFFGGLTTNWQSVRGVIKPAGRLATVGVLMTAALITLVGLGFGLAQGERSMVALLPKCLFVGAMVASTDASAVLALLRPLQGRLPKPLIDLIECESGFNDPMAVVLAGLALALAGGSGMEAGSLVTDLVRQFLLGILIGFLGGSLTVQLLGTRMGLNQSAMLPVVSLALLMVLSGGTSLLGGSPLLAAYVAGLVLGNSHDLDQDRLAEAHSSYAKMAELLLFLCMGLVVNPKDVVYAAGLALVLFLVMQLVRLLMVHIFLWRTPFSSGERIFVCWAGLRGAVPIAMAITAWSSGVSWGASMPPLALAVVLYGLFIQGFALVPLARKLNLTLPEDAPEMSVSS from the coding sequence TTGGACAACGGCCTTTCCCTCTATCTGGTGGCTTTCGGGGGATTGCTGCTGGTGGCGGTGCTCCTCGATGATCTGGCGGCACGGGTTCGCGTGCCAGGCATCCTCATGGTGCTGTTGCTCGGCCTGTTGATTGACAACCATGTTGATGTCGTCGGCACGAAGCAGATCACGCTGCTGAACCTCGACCATGCGCAGCAGATCACAGAAGCGGCCCTTGTGCTGGTGCTGTTTTTCGGCGGGCTCACCACCAATTGGCAATCCGTGCGTGGCGTGATCAAGCCTGCGGGTCGATTGGCAACGGTCGGCGTGCTGATGACGGCTGCGCTGATCACGCTGGTGGGCCTTGGGTTTGGCCTGGCCCAGGGCGAGAGGTCGATGGTGGCTCTGTTGCCGAAATGTTTGTTCGTTGGAGCCATGGTGGCGAGCACCGACGCCTCGGCGGTGCTCGCCTTGCTGAGGCCTTTGCAGGGACGCTTGCCCAAGCCGCTGATCGATCTGATCGAGTGTGAGTCGGGCTTCAACGACCCGATGGCCGTTGTGTTGGCTGGTCTTGCGCTCGCTCTGGCCGGCGGTTCTGGCATGGAGGCAGGATCGCTTGTGACGGACCTGGTGCGTCAGTTCCTGCTCGGCATCCTGATTGGCTTTCTCGGCGGCAGCTTGACGGTTCAGCTGCTGGGGACGCGCATGGGACTGAATCAATCAGCGATGTTGCCGGTGGTCAGCTTGGCGTTACTGATGGTGCTCAGTGGCGGCACATCGCTGCTGGGCGGAAGCCCTTTGCTGGCTGCCTATGTGGCGGGGTTGGTGCTCGGCAACAGCCACGATCTTGATCAAGACCGTCTTGCTGAGGCTCATTCCAGCTACGCAAAGATGGCGGAATTGCTTCTGTTCCTCTGCATGGGCCTGGTGGTCAACCCCAAGGACGTCGTCTATGCGGCAGGGCTCGCGTTGGTGTTGTTCCTTGTGATGCAGCTGGTCCGGTTGCTAATGGTGCACATCTTCCTTTGGCGAACTCCGTTCAGCTCCGGGGAACGCATCTTCGTTTGCTGGGCTGGCCTACGCGGTGCTGTGCCGATCGCCATGGCCATCACGGCTTGGTCTTCGGGCGTGAGTTGGGGTGCCTCCATGCCTCCGCTTGCCCTTGCCGTGGTTCTTTACGGTCTGTTCATCCAGGGTTTTGCGCTGGTGCCGCTGGCGCGCAAGTTGAATCTCACCCTGCCGGAAGACGCTCCCGAGATGTCCGTCTCATCCTGA
- a CDS encoding NAD(P)H-quinone oxidoreductase subunit O, with translation MAETPSSPAPAAKAKPALKKGALVRVNRSAYAGSVEAGASDPHPPAYIFDGPGEVLVVKGDYAQVRWRRPVPDVWLRIDQLESFS, from the coding sequence ATGGCCGAGACACCGTCGAGCCCAGCACCAGCCGCCAAGGCCAAACCGGCCCTCAAGAAGGGTGCTCTGGTGCGTGTGAATCGATCCGCCTATGCGGGCAGCGTCGAAGCAGGAGCCAGCGATCCCCATCCTCCTGCCTACATCTTTGATGGGCCCGGCGAAGTGCTGGTGGTGAAAGGTGACTACGCCCAGGTGCGTTGGCGTCGCCCGGTTCCTGACGTCTGGCTGCGCATCGATCAGCTCGAATCCTTCTCCTAA
- a CDS encoding phospholipid carrier-dependent glycosyltransferase has translation MGALGFRLGLLLLWLLATAMDRLWWSQHGGLPSWDQADYLNSALDHGRALGVLAGGEWQGWNALLDLSPKIPPLASLVNGSVMALAGDSPSQAAWSLSVWNALLLGATAAWALQLLQPLRVARTFALLAVSAVVLAPMVLELRTDYVLELPLMAMVTLALWRLGAWWSPQSGGRWWQAGLAAAAVAGCLLVKQSSLLVLLPALGWCLMTAQRIGQGRRLQALAGFGLVLLAVLPWLRHNWITTLGGTNRAVIESAAREGDPGVFSLEGWLWYLRVLPDQIGWLVLCVGIAGLLLWMRTQRLKGTASVALGKDCRDPWCWLIGTLLLGWLVTNLSPNKDARYIAPLLPSLLLLLTRGWWQWGEWIGQRWPSRSPWLPGLALAVGGLAVLAPSWKAQSARLRLTNGQPLEAIVARAGGADPTAEPATLIVVPSTPDLNQHNVSYYGRRNGGQLVGRQLGGSPDHIEPALRHASWVLLAEGKQGSVRKAARAFDQAIRDSGVFQQVEVFPRPEGGSYSLWRRRGDAPAPVGFERRFPDLAAGMAAGPQGLDPVFSSVATEHMLDGHFNYRPLVQAEAMDRLARDPSDVQARWNLALLAVLGNRPEEAARQFEALEALIPENPWPSAYRSVVLLAGWNPWQAASTAAQARMRHGSEPILDSLDALSAVLGGALWRLPEAIQSVPAAVSSVEEALKP, from the coding sequence ATGGGAGCGCTTGGGTTTCGCTTGGGTCTGCTGCTGCTCTGGCTTCTGGCGACAGCGATGGATCGGCTCTGGTGGAGTCAACATGGTGGTCTTCCCTCTTGGGATCAGGCCGATTACCTCAACAGCGCGCTGGACCATGGTCGTGCTCTGGGCGTGCTGGCAGGCGGTGAGTGGCAGGGTTGGAATGCTCTTCTGGATTTATCGCCGAAGATTCCGCCGCTGGCGTCGCTGGTGAACGGTTCGGTGATGGCTTTGGCGGGGGATTCACCCTCGCAGGCCGCTTGGAGTCTGAGTGTCTGGAACGCGTTGCTCCTTGGCGCGACAGCGGCTTGGGCCCTCCAGCTGCTGCAGCCGTTGCGTGTGGCCAGGACCTTCGCTTTGTTGGCTGTGTCGGCAGTGGTGCTGGCTCCGATGGTGTTGGAGTTGCGCACGGATTACGTCCTCGAACTGCCACTGATGGCCATGGTCACACTGGCGCTCTGGCGGCTTGGTGCCTGGTGGTCTCCCCAGAGTGGTGGTCGCTGGTGGCAAGCCGGTTTGGCGGCCGCTGCTGTGGCCGGATGTCTACTGGTCAAACAGAGCTCCCTGCTTGTTTTATTGCCTGCTCTGGGATGGTGTCTGATGACGGCGCAGCGCATTGGCCAGGGCCGACGGCTGCAGGCTCTGGCTGGTTTCGGCTTGGTGCTGCTGGCTGTGCTTCCTTGGCTCCGCCACAACTGGATCACCACCCTCGGCGGAACCAACCGCGCGGTGATCGAGTCGGCGGCCCGTGAGGGAGACCCTGGCGTGTTCAGTCTCGAAGGCTGGTTGTGGTACTTGCGTGTGCTGCCCGATCAAATCGGTTGGTTGGTGCTCTGCGTGGGGATTGCAGGGTTGCTGTTGTGGATGCGAACGCAGCGTTTGAAGGGGACTGCCTCAGTGGCCCTGGGAAAGGATTGCCGTGATCCCTGGTGCTGGTTGATCGGCACATTGCTGTTGGGTTGGCTGGTCACGAATCTGAGCCCTAACAAGGACGCGCGTTACATCGCCCCCCTGTTGCCGTCCCTGCTGCTTCTGCTGACGCGTGGTTGGTGGCAGTGGGGGGAATGGATCGGCCAGCGCTGGCCCTCCCGTTCGCCCTGGCTTCCTGGCCTCGCTCTGGCAGTCGGTGGTCTGGCCGTGCTTGCACCCTCTTGGAAGGCCCAGAGCGCTCGTCTTCGCCTCACCAACGGGCAACCCCTTGAGGCCATCGTTGCTCGGGCCGGTGGCGCGGATCCCACGGCTGAACCGGCAACGCTGATCGTGGTGCCAAGCACGCCTGATCTGAATCAACACAACGTCAGCTACTACGGTCGTCGCAACGGCGGACAGCTGGTTGGCCGTCAGCTTGGTGGCAGCCCTGATCACATTGAGCCGGCTTTGCGGCATGCCTCTTGGGTGTTGCTGGCGGAGGGCAAACAAGGCTCGGTTCGCAAAGCCGCCCGGGCCTTTGATCAGGCCATTCGCGACAGCGGTGTTTTTCAGCAGGTGGAGGTATTCCCCAGGCCGGAAGGGGGCAGTTACTCGTTGTGGCGTCGCCGTGGGGATGCGCCTGCACCGGTCGGCTTTGAGCGACGTTTCCCTGATCTCGCCGCTGGGATGGCCGCCGGCCCCCAAGGCCTGGATCCGGTGTTCAGCAGTGTGGCTACTGAGCACATGCTCGACGGCCATTTCAACTATCGGCCGCTGGTGCAAGCGGAGGCGATGGATCGACTGGCGCGAGACCCATCCGATGTTCAGGCCCGTTGGAATTTGGCTTTGCTCGCCGTCCTCGGAAATCGTCCCGAGGAGGCTGCACGCCAATTCGAAGCGCTGGAGGCCTTGATTCCTGAGAATCCCTGGCCCAGTGCCTACCGCAGCGTTGTGCTGCTAGCGGGATGGAACCCCTGGCAAGCCGCTTCAACAGCGGCTCAGGCCCGCATGCGCCATGGTTCCGAACCGATTCTCGACAGCCTTGATGCGTTGTCGGCTGTTCTTGGCGGAGCGTTGTGGAGACTGCCTGAAGCGATTCAGTCGGTGCCGGCAGCCGTTTCCAGTGTTGAAGAGGCTCTCAAGCCTTAG